Proteins encoded within one genomic window of Panicum virgatum strain AP13 chromosome 1N, P.virgatum_v5, whole genome shotgun sequence:
- the LOC120653790 gene encoding uncharacterized protein LOC120653790, producing MDGGNSLNILYVDTLEAMGIPRACLRESLFPFYGILPGMKAYLVGNIDVPITFGCKSNFRTETLTFEVVDWKGLKLPGPNRVITVSGSFEQAYVNNREYYDLATAVANSAELGQLRATTAECRPDPGKPSQASVFISADDTKSVTVDDADPTKTVRIGSQLPAK from the exons ATGGATGGGGGCAACAGCCTCAACATCCTCTACGTCGACACCTTGGAAGCCATGGGAATCCCACGAGCCTGCTTGCGGGAATCCCTCTTCCCCTTCTACGGCATCTTGCCGGGCATGAAGGCATACCTGGTCGGCAACATTGACGTACCGATCACATTTGGCTGCAAATCCAACTTCCGCACCGAGACCCTCACGTTCGAGGTGGTGGACTGGAAGGGG ctcaagctgCCGGGCCCGAACCGTGTCATCACCGTGAGCGGCTCCTTCGAACAAGCCTACGTGAACAACCGCGAGTACTATGacctcgccaccgccgtggcAAACTCGGCTGAGCTTGGCCAGCTTCGTGCCACCACTGCCGAGTGCCGCCCTGACCCTGGCAAGCCTAGCCAGGCATCGGTCTTCATCTCAGCCGACGATACCAAGTCGGTCACGGTCGACGACGCCGACCCAACCAAGACTGTGCGGATCGGCTCCCAGCTGCCGGCCAAATAG
- the LOC120657715 gene encoding uncharacterized protein LOC120657715 — translation MEDVVLVLHLLAATQVAHSWCLLLLSSFSPWCSSPLAGQAFLLLLCCCCSPPCQEKGGPDLPAPFLARHSHVGLVDPSDLGRSTRHPKLVIRFIYMMNVQDLSLGLSLSLRGRSFVSSKGAKVQCLLSSSSSGCCSAAARCSIHRRHTIRRRLAAITTRAAGDDRSGGGESESSSSSGDDEEAEDETRPSSLSREDLERLVGPDDDDKFNGLDLANLIRKKYGRSYDVTLIKKEFMGRNLLALNVMWKYREQRSFPLSEEEYLLRLDEVANTLRCWGAVAHVRNTLEKLKERPRIGKAVSIFIDMDQTGGRANEWIYK, via the exons ATGGAAGATGTGGTCCTGGTGTTGCATCTCCTTGCAGCCACACAAGTGGCCCATtcgtggtgcctgctcctcctctCTTCTTTCTCCCCGTGGTGCTCCTCTCCTCTTGCAGGCCAGGCCTTCCTTCTCctactctgctgctgctgctctcctccATGCCAGGAGAAAGGGGGTCCTGATTTGCCTGCTCCATTTCTAGCAAGGCATAGCCACGTCGGCCTAGTCGATCCTTCTGATCTTGG GAGATCTACGCGCCATCCTAAGCTTGTGATCCGGTTCATATATATGATGAATGTTCAGGATCTCTCTCTCGGTCTCTCTCTGAGCTTGAGAGGGAGATCGTTCGTCAGCAGCAAGGGCGCCAAGGTTCAGTGCctactttcttcttcttcttctggttgTTGTTCAGCAGCTGCTAGATGCAGCATCCACCGGCGGCACACAATAAGGAGGAGGTTGGCAGCGATCACCACCAGAGCGGCCGGCGACGACAGATCAGGTGgtggtgaatctgaatcctCTAGCAGCAGCGGCGATGACGAAGAAGCAGAAGATGAGACAAGGCCAAGCAGCTTGTCCCGAGAGGATCTGGAACGCCTGGTCGGGCCTGACGATGATGACAAGTTCAACGGGTTGGATCTTGCAAACCTCATCAGGAAGAAGTACGGCAGATCCTACGATGTGACGCTGATAAAGAAG GAGTTCATGGGACGGAATCTTCTTGCGCTGAATGTGATGTGGAAGTACCGGGAGCAGCGGTCGTTCCCGCTGAGCGAGGAGGAGTACCTGCTGCGGCTGGACGAGGTGGCCAACACGCTGCGTTGCTGGGGAGCCGTGGCGCATGTCCGCAACACGCTGGAGAAGCTCAAGGAGAGGCCACGCATCGGCAAGGCTGTCAGCATCTTCATCGACATGGACCAGACGGGAGGACGAGCAAACGAGTGGATATACAAGTAG
- the LOC120657716 gene encoding protein BRICK1-like codes for MGRGGGMGNPVNVGIAVQADWGNREFISNISLNVRRLFDFLLRFEATTKSKLASLNEKLDILERKLEVLEVQVSSATTNPSVFN; via the exons atgGGTCGCGGTGGCGGGATGGGGAACCCCGTCAACGTGGGCATCGCCGTGCAGGCGGACTGGGGGAACCGCGAGTTCATCTCCAACATCTCCCTCAACGTCCGCCGACTCTTCGACTTCCTCCTCAGATTCG AAGCTACCACGAAGAGCAAGCTGGCATCTTTGAACGAGAAGCTAGACATCCTAGAGAGGAAGCTGGAGGTGCTTGAAGTCCAAGTGAGCAGCGCAACGACCAATCCTTCGGTCTTCAACTAG
- the LOC120657714 gene encoding pentatricopeptide repeat-containing protein At5g66520-like encodes MAAAAAALQLLCRPSLSAAQLRQVHAQLLTSSSPLLADRFLPNQLLRSLHPLGTLRLFPRLRSILPAFRPNNYAFSFLLKASADSPGSDVARLVSSLHALAVVLAWEAHAYVANGLIHAYASHGLLPSARRLFDGALSSRAADVCSWTSLLTACARAGRLGEARALFDGMPRRNDVSWSAMLSAYVAAGGFADAVRLFEDMLRSGARPNRAAVVGVLTACGALGALEQGRWVHANCLVAARRPCASGHADERVGVGVGVGMDGVVTTALVDMYAKCGSLDAARQVFAAATPAQRDVFAYTAMISGLSDHGRCREAMELFGEMQAEGVRPNEVTFICVLTACGRAGLVGRAREIFRSMAAEHGVQPGVEHYGCLVDVLGRAGRLREALAVVRSMPMRPDSYVLGALLSACAAQGDVDVGKQVVEWLAEQGLDHSGVHVQLSNMYAAWSEWEQVARVRRAMDQRNVAKVPGCSMLEVDGVACEFVAGDRSHPRMREIMAAVTELHGHLRLLGTATLEDAWAFLL; translated from the coding sequence atggcggcggcggcggcggcgctgcagctgCTGTGCCGGCCGTCGCTGAGCGCCGCGCAGCTCCGGCAGGTGCACGCGCAGCTGCTCACCTCGTCCTCGCCCCTCCTCGCCGACCGCTTCCTCCCAAACCAGCTCCTCCGCTCGCTGCACCCGCTCGGCACCCTCCGCCTCTTCCCGCGCCTCCGCAGCATCCTCCCGGCCTTCCGACCAAACAACTacgccttctccttcctcctcaaaGCTTCCGCCGACTCCCCAGGCTCCGACGTTGCGCGCCTCGTCTCCTCGCTACACGCCCTCGCAGTCGTCCTCGCCTGGGAAGCCCACGCCTACGTCGCCAACGGCCTCATCCACGCCTACGCCTCCCACGGCCTCCtgccctccgcccgccgcctcttCGACGGCGCTCTCTCCTCCCGCGCTGCCGACGTCTGCTCCTGGACGTCGCTCCTCACGGCCTGCGCCAGGGCCGGCCGGCTGGGCGAAGCGCGCGCCCTGTTCGACGGAATGCCCCGCAGGAACGACGTCTCCTGGAGCGCCATGCTCAGCGCCTACGTCGCCGCGGGCGGCTTCGCCGACGCCGTTCGGCTGTTCGAGGACATGCTCaggtccggcgcccgccccAACAGGGCGGCGGTGGTCGGCGTGCTCACCGCCTGCGGGGCGCTGGGGGCGCTGGAGCAGGGCAGGTGGGTGCACGCCAACTGCTTGGTCGCCGCCCGTCGTCCCTGTGCTTCGGGACATGCAGATGAACGCGTTGGGGTCGGGGTCGGGGTCGGGATGGACGGCGTGGTGACGACGGCGCTGGTGGACATGTACGCCAAGTGCGGGAGCCTGGACGCGGCGAGGCAGGtgttcgccgccgccacgccggcgcAGCGCGACGTGTTCGCCTACACGGCCATGATCTCGGGGCTGTCGGACCACGGCCGCTGCCGGGAGGCCATGGAGCTGTTCGGGGAGATGCAGGCGGAAGGGGTGCGCCCCAACGAGGTGACCTTCATCTGCGTGCTCACCGCCTGCGGCCGCGCGGGCCTCGTCGGCCGCGCCAGGGAGATATTCCGGAGCATGGCCGCGGAGCACGGCGTGCAGCCGGGCGTGGAGCACTACGGGTGCCTGGTGGACGTGCTCGGCCGCGCCGGGCGGCTGAGGGAGGCCCTGGCCGTGGTGCGCTCCATGCCGATGAGGCCCGACTCGTACGTGCTGGGCGCGCTGCTGAGCGCGTGCGCGGCGCAGGGCGACGTCGACGTCGGCAAGCaggtggtggagtggctggcagAGCAGGGGCTCGACCACAGCGGGGTGCACGTCCAGCTCTCCAACATGTACGCCGCCTGGAGCGAGTGGGAGCAGGTGGCCAGGGTCCGCCGCGCCATGGACCAGAGGAACGTGGCAAAGGTGCCAGGCTGCAGCATGCTGGAGGTGGACGGCGTCGCCTGCGAgttcgtcgccggcgaccgctCGCACCCGCGGATGCGGGAGATCATGGCTGCCGTCACAGAATTGCATGGGCACCTCCGGCTCTTGGGAACAGCTACCCTCGAGGATGCATGGGCCTTTTTGCTTTGA
- the LOC120653791 gene encoding probable cytosolic oligopeptidase A, whose product MTFSSGLEPWRRTPDWDGIEASQIWLLLTSSGICCCCCYQSRAFCLVHSAGPSSYLSPLIRLDRIPDSHFNPNHGTGLSSHLDRSQEGELEELEKGVQPSWGKLVEPLERITDRLEVIWGMVDHLKAVKDSADLRAAVEQVQPDKVKFQLRLGQSKPIYQAFQAIRNSSDWDSLTDARKRIVEAQIKEAVLSGVALEGEQREKFNQIEQELEKLSQKFSENVLDATKKFEKLITDKKEIDGLPATALGLAAQTAVSKGHENATAENGPWVITLDAPSYIAVMQHARNRALREEVYRAYLTRASSGELDNTHIITQILKLRLEKAKILGYKNYAEVSMAQKMATVERVGELLEKLRAASWDHAVKDMEDLKIFAKDSGSPEATDLTHWDLTFWSERLRESKYDINEEELRPYFALPKVMDGLFTLANKLFGASVEPADGLAPVWHSDVKFYCVKDSSNIPVAYFYFDPYSRPSEKRGGAWMNVVFSRSRVLARNGLPSRLPVAHMVCNQTPPVGDKPSLMTFREVETVFHEFGHALQHMLTKQDEGYVAGIRGVEWDAVELPSQFMENWCYHKDTLLSIAKHYETGETLPEEIYAKLVAAKNFRAGTFSLRQIRFASVDMELHTTYDPYGSLSIYDVDRRVAERTQVFAPLPEDRFLCSFSHIFAGGYAAGYYSYKWAEVLSADAFSAFEDAGLDNEKAIEETGRRFRDTVLALGGGKSPLEVFISFRGREPSPEPLLRHNGLLPVAS is encoded by the exons ATGACATTCAGTTCAGGGTTGGAGCCTTGGAGGAGGACCCCGGACTGGGATGGAATCGAGGCT TCGCAAATATGGTTACTACTTACTAGTAGTGgtatatgttgttgttgttgttatcaGAGCAGAGCATTTTGTTTGGTTCATTCAGCAGGTCCATCCAGTTACCTCTCGCCACTGATTCGATTGGATCGGATCCCAGATTCCCACTTCAATCCCAACCACGGGACAGGGCTCTCATCTCACCTTGATCGCTCGCAGGAGGGCGAGCTCGAGGAGCTCGAGAAGGGGGTCCAGCCCTCCTGGGGGAAGCTGGTCGAGCCGCTCGAGCGCATCACCGACAGGCTCGAGGTCATCTGGGGAATGGTCGACCACCTCAAGGCCGTCAAGGACTCTGCCGatctccgcgccgccgtcgagcaagTCCAG CCTGACAAAGTCAAGTTTCAACTAAGGCTGGGCCAGAGCAAGCCTATCTACCAAGCTTTCCAGGCCATTAGAAACTCTTCTGACTGGGACAGTCTCACTGATGCTCGCAAACGTATAGTAGAAG CTCAAATAAAGGAGGCTGTTCTCAGTGGAGTTGCACTTGAGGGTGAACAGAGGGAGAAATTCAACCAAATCGAACAA GAGCTTGAAAAACTGTCACAAAAGTTCAGCGAAAATGTGCTGGACGCAACAaagaaatttgagaaattaattacTGATAAGAAAGAAATTGATGGGTTGCCTGCTACAGCCCTTGGTTTAGCAGCACAAACTGCCGTGTCAAAG GGTCATGAAAATGCTACAGCTGAAAATGGACCTTGGGTCATCACATTGGACGCACCAAGTTATATCGCTGTTATGCAACACGCTCGCAACAGGGCTCTCCGTGAAGAAGTCTATCGTGCTTATCTAACCCGTGCCTCTAGTGGTGAACTTGATAACACCCATATCATCACTCAAATTCTGAAGTTAAGGCTAGAGAAGGCTAAAATTCTTGGATACAAGAACTATGCTGAG GTAAGCATGGCTCAGAAGATGGCAACTGTTGAACGAGTTGGAGAGCTTCTCGAGAAGCTGCGTGCGGCTTCCTGGGATCATGCTGTTAAAG ATATGGAAGATCTAAAAATCTTTGCGAAAGATTCTGGTTCTCCAGAAGCTACTGATTTGACTCACTGGGACCTTACGTTCTGGAGTGAACGACTGAGGGAGTCTAAATATGATATCAATGAG GAAGAACTGCGTCCTTATTTTGCACTGCCCAAGGTTATGGATGGCCTCTTCACTCTGGCAAATAAGCTTTTCGGGGCGAGCGTTGAACCTGCAGATGGACTAGCTCCT GTATGGCACAGCGATGTCAAATTTTACTGTGTCAAAGACTCTTCCAATATCCCTGTTGCTTATTTCTACTTTGATCCATATTCAAGACCATCTGAAAAGCGTGGAGGGGCTTGGATGAATGTGGTGTTTTCTCGCAGTCGGGTCCTAGCTCGCAATGGTTTGCCTTCTAGGCTGCCTGTTGCTCATATGGTGTGCAATCAGACTCCACCAGTTGGTGATAAGCCCAGTCTCATGACCTTCCGTGAG GTTGAAACTGTGTTCCATGAATTTGGCCATGCTCTTCAGCATATGCTTACTAAGCAAGATGAAGGCTATGTTGCTGGTATTCGTGGAGTTGAATGGGATGCTGTAGAGTTACCCTCCCAGTTCATGGAAAACTGGTGCTATCACAA GGATACTCTCTTGAGCATtgcaaaacactacgaaactgGGGAAACCCTTCCAGAAGAAATTTATGCGAAGCTTGTTGCTGCAAAGAATTTCCGTGCTGGCACCTTCAGCCTGCGCCAG ATACGTTTTGCCAGTGTAGATATGGAACTGCATACAACTTATGATCCTTATGGCTCACTCTCCATATATGATGTTGACCGAAGAGTTGCAGAACGAACACAAGTTTTTGCTCCTCTGCCCGAGGACAGATTCCTGTGCAGCTTTAGCCATATATTTGCAG GTGGCTATGCTGCTGGATACTACAGCTACAAG TGGGCTGAAGTATTGTCAGCTGATGCATTCTCAGCTTTTGAAGATGCTGGTTTGGATAATGAGAAG GCAATTGAGGAAACTGGCAGACGATTCAGAGACACAGTTCTTGCACTTGGAGGTGGAAAGTCTCCACTTGAG GTGTTTATTTCTTTCCGAGGACGGGAGCCTTCACCTGAGCCACTTCTTAGGCACAACGGCTTGCTTCCTGTTGCTTCTTAG
- the LOC120657712 gene encoding two-component response regulator ORR3-like isoform X4, protein MSTMTVPPEPPHPHVLAVDDSIVDRAVISRLLRSSKYRVTTVDSGKRALEVLSLDRDVHMIITDYCMPEMSGYDLLKRVKESAELREIPVVIMSSENSPTRIRRCLEEGAEDFLIKPVRASDVSRLCSRLTL, encoded by the exons ATGTCGACGATGACGGTGCCGCCAGAGCCGCCGCACCCGCACGTCCTGGCCGTGGACGATAGCATCGTCGACCGTGCGGTCATCTCCAGGCTCCTCCGCAGCTCCAAATACCGAG TTACGACGGTGGACAGTGGCAAGAGAGCGTTGGAGGTTCTCAGCCTG GACCGCGATGTGCACATGATCATCACGGATTACTGCATGCCGGAGATGAGCGGCTACGACCTCCTGAAGCGGGTGAAGGAGTCGGCGGAGCTGCGGGAGATCCCGGTGGTGATCATGTCGTCGGAGAACTCGCCGACGAGGATCCGGCGGTGTCTGGAGGAGGGCGCCGAGGACTTCCTCATCAAGCCGGTGCGGGCGTCGGATGTGTCGCGCCTCTGCAGCCGCCTCACCCTCTAA